One genomic window of Eggerthella timonensis includes the following:
- a CDS encoding aminopeptidase, with amino-acid sequence MYITEQMQKDAGLSAIIEDFSGAPGAEAPRVICCAATLVITVLALFLPVVGVASIVVTLIAALLFAAEVFNRPVLSRAFARGVSQNVVAKYEPSYSAESGGSRRRKVIVVSRYDSGKVRAELNGPLLSILPILQWATFGAMVFLPLLLIVRNVVFLNAEGVTAIVLNVLACIALVLVALPLVFALLHKLASYNEAANCNAAGTAVMMEVARRVGRGRVSEAELSARSDAAIHGEAAAREAGLVPEGAQLVYEAASVKPPEPAPQTPEARLAAAKAAVAALSGKPVTGVSASDIAQNLVQIKEPPLPMPTDEGYRELRDETREALSSIPEDTMQEALANAEAAAAEEAARAAAEAAALAAATAGMAASSYAAVTQASEPSDGVPDWFKKAQEKAKKPRADKPVQRSKFASALDAADEESAGHFAEAGSSADRASEAAVSYERAEAREVKAPQWHTSEVEAAAAPAAAEAAEAPAPAAEGVYEMPAQEGAAQVPAISAESQQQSAPAPADPYSTTAMPPIDVSELRLGDIPPIDDVPMPSFLDPRKVQEEARAAQADEQRTGNRVDVTGAPIGASGRIDVVTEHYDEFSAGPQAEAAAPRPIVLPDIGVSAANLTPISELPKQRAPLADVESSGKSAAKSLLTMLPSISVGDESSDDAASAERAPEPEQADVAKKHSLRSMLPSLSGSISRTDIAEGKTSNVSAAGAFVPAGATGTFAPIGDELLDNVDPEDIYIDDADDSAYDQNFTETGAFAGPGYVEMPKSRVHRLFDRLRRKNKDQEPSPQEWLEVDESFDARTVGAERGGWESFREDGLADPAATTQLDPYNAGYENDEYGTFEDDGFDGPYDYDNVDEYDEGYGPDERRPWHGGAFSPRRMEKAELDMEDAPSEVLDAVDFDDPDVPAELKQIYQFRNPDINTEVWFVALGSELAQNGGMRAFLTEHQQDLRGSIIIDLDALGAGDLCMIEQEGMYRTVKTSSRMKRYVKKASQATGLSVGNAQIKWKDSASSYAIKQGYQAMHLVGMDGAKPAFFAQGDDVLENIDEQTLEANADFVMELLKNI; translated from the coding sequence TTGTACATTACCGAGCAGATGCAGAAGGACGCGGGTCTTTCCGCCATCATCGAAGATTTCAGCGGCGCTCCCGGAGCCGAGGCTCCGCGTGTGATCTGCTGCGCAGCAACGCTGGTCATCACCGTCCTCGCCCTGTTCCTGCCGGTGGTGGGCGTGGCATCCATCGTCGTCACGCTGATCGCCGCGCTGCTGTTCGCTGCCGAGGTGTTCAATCGCCCCGTGCTGTCGCGCGCCTTCGCACGCGGCGTTAGCCAGAACGTGGTGGCGAAGTACGAGCCCAGCTACTCGGCGGAATCGGGCGGATCCCGCCGACGCAAAGTCATCGTGGTGTCCCGCTACGACAGCGGAAAAGTGCGTGCCGAGCTCAACGGCCCCCTGCTCTCGATCCTCCCCATCCTGCAATGGGCGACGTTCGGCGCGATGGTATTCCTCCCGTTGCTGCTGATCGTGCGCAACGTGGTGTTTCTCAACGCGGAAGGCGTCACCGCCATCGTGTTGAACGTGCTGGCATGCATCGCGCTCGTGCTGGTGGCGCTGCCGCTCGTGTTCGCGCTGCTGCACAAGCTGGCTTCGTACAACGAGGCCGCGAACTGCAACGCCGCCGGTACGGCCGTCATGATGGAAGTTGCGCGTCGCGTCGGCCGCGGTCGCGTGAGCGAGGCCGAGCTGTCCGCCCGTTCCGATGCCGCGATTCACGGCGAAGCCGCTGCGCGCGAGGCGGGCCTTGTACCCGAAGGGGCGCAGCTCGTGTACGAGGCCGCCAGCGTGAAGCCGCCCGAGCCTGCTCCGCAGACGCCCGAAGCGCGCCTTGCCGCCGCAAAGGCGGCGGTTGCCGCCCTGTCCGGCAAGCCAGTGACGGGCGTATCGGCTTCCGACATCGCTCAGAACCTCGTGCAGATCAAAGAACCGCCTCTGCCGATGCCGACCGACGAGGGGTACCGCGAGCTGCGCGACGAAACGCGCGAGGCGCTGTCCAGCATTCCCGAGGACACGATGCAGGAAGCGCTGGCAAACGCGGAAGCCGCTGCGGCTGAAGAGGCCGCGCGCGCTGCGGCCGAAGCAGCCGCCCTCGCTGCGGCGACGGCTGGCATGGCTGCGTCCTCGTACGCTGCCGTGACCCAGGCGAGCGAGCCGAGCGACGGGGTGCCCGATTGGTTCAAGAAAGCGCAGGAGAAGGCCAAGAAGCCGCGCGCTGACAAGCCCGTTCAGCGCTCGAAGTTCGCAAGCGCGCTCGACGCCGCAGACGAGGAGAGCGCCGGCCACTTCGCCGAAGCGGGCTCCTCCGCCGACCGCGCGTCCGAGGCTGCAGTATCTTACGAGCGTGCAGAGGCTCGCGAGGTCAAAGCTCCCCAGTGGCATACTTCCGAGGTCGAAGCCGCTGCAGCCCCTGCAGCAGCCGAAGCGGCGGAAGCTCCCGCTCCTGCCGCCGAGGGCGTGTACGAGATGCCCGCGCAAGAGGGTGCCGCGCAGGTGCCGGCCATCTCCGCGGAATCACAGCAGCAGTCCGCTCCTGCGCCAGCCGATCCGTACTCCACGACGGCGATGCCTCCCATCGACGTGAGCGAACTGCGTCTGGGCGATATACCTCCCATCGACGACGTTCCCATGCCGTCGTTCCTCGATCCGCGCAAGGTGCAGGAAGAGGCTCGCGCCGCCCAGGCCGACGAGCAGCGCACCGGCAACCGGGTCGACGTGACGGGCGCCCCTATCGGCGCAAGCGGCCGCATCGACGTGGTCACCGAGCATTACGACGAGTTCTCAGCTGGTCCGCAAGCGGAGGCGGCGGCTCCCCGTCCCATCGTGCTTCCCGACATCGGCGTGTCGGCTGCGAACCTCACCCCCATATCGGAGCTTCCGAAGCAGCGCGCTCCGCTGGCCGACGTGGAATCGTCGGGCAAGAGCGCGGCCAAGAGCCTTCTGACCATGCTCCCCTCGATCAGCGTAGGCGACGAATCCTCCGATGATGCGGCATCGGCCGAACGCGCGCCCGAGCCCGAGCAAGCCGACGTTGCCAAGAAGCATTCGCTTCGCTCGATGCTTCCGTCGCTTTCCGGCTCCATCAGCCGTACCGACATCGCCGAGGGCAAAACATCGAACGTCAGCGCAGCCGGCGCGTTCGTGCCGGCAGGGGCGACGGGAACGTTCGCACCCATCGGCGACGAGCTGCTGGACAACGTCGACCCCGAGGACATCTACATCGACGATGCCGATGATTCGGCGTACGATCAGAACTTCACCGAAACGGGCGCGTTCGCCGGTCCGGGCTACGTGGAGATGCCTAAGTCGCGCGTGCACCGCCTGTTCGACCGGCTTCGTCGCAAGAACAAGGACCAGGAACCCTCGCCGCAAGAGTGGCTCGAGGTGGACGAGTCCTTCGACGCGCGTACGGTGGGTGCCGAGCGCGGCGGCTGGGAGAGCTTCCGTGAGGACGGCCTGGCCGACCCCGCTGCTACGACTCAGTTGGATCCGTACAACGCGGGCTATGAGAACGACGAGTACGGCACGTTCGAAGACGACGGGTTCGATGGCCCTTACGACTACGACAACGTCGACGAGTACGATGAAGGCTACGGCCCCGACGAGCGTCGTCCCTGGCATGGTGGCGCGTTCTCGCCGCGCCGCATGGAGAAGGCCGAGCTCGACATGGAAGATGCTCCGAGCGAGGTGCTCGATGCGGTCGACTTCGACGATCCCGACGTGCCTGCCGAGCTCAAGCAGATCTACCAGTTCCGCAACCCCGACATCAACACGGAAGTATGGTTCGTCGCGCTGGGATCTGAACTTGCTCAGAACGGCGGCATGCGCGCATTCCTCACCGAACACCAGCAGGATCTTCGCGGCTCCATCATCATCGACCTCGATGCGCTCGGTGCGGGCGATCTGTGCATGATCGAGCAAGAGGGCATGTACCGTACGGTGAAGACGTCGTCGCGCATGAAGCGCTACGTGAAGAAGGCATCGCAGGCAACCGGCTTGAGCGTAGGCAATGCCCAGATCAAATGGAAGGACAGCGCATCGTCTTATGCTATCAAGCAGGGTTACCAAGCCATGCACTTGGTGGGCATGGACGGCGCGAAACCGGCCTTCTTCGCGCAAGGCGACGACGTGCTGGAGAACATCGACGAGCAGACGCTCGAGGCGAATGCCGACTTTGTTATGGAGTTGTTGAAGAATATATAG
- a CDS encoding MaoC/PaaZ C-terminal domain-containing protein, protein MLQAPLYFEDVEVGYKFQSPGGRTITNAEVVNFAQITGDYNLVHLDHEFAKTGMYGENIAHGALTLTLAGGMLKRTEFWSATAETLGDLTGFKHVKFMAPVKFNSTIHLECEITDKTDNGDGTGTIEMAVHGIDQDGTLVLDNVRYYSIAKKN, encoded by the coding sequence ATGCTGCAAGCACCTTTGTATTTTGAAGACGTCGAGGTTGGTTACAAGTTCCAGTCGCCCGGCGGCCGCACCATTACGAACGCCGAAGTGGTGAACTTCGCGCAGATCACGGGCGATTACAACCTGGTGCACCTCGACCACGAGTTCGCCAAGACCGGCATGTACGGCGAGAACATCGCCCACGGCGCCCTCACGCTGACGCTGGCCGGCGGCATGCTCAAGCGCACCGAGTTCTGGTCGGCCACGGCCGAGACGCTCGGCGACCTGACGGGCTTCAAGCACGTGAAGTTCATGGCACCCGTGAAATTCAACAGCACCATCCATTTGGAGTGCGAGATCACCGACAAGACCGACAACGGCGACGGCACGGGCACCATCGAGATGGCTGTGCATGGCATCGATCAGGACGGCACGCTCGTTCTGGATAACGTGCGCTACTACTCCATCGCTAAGAAGAACTAG
- a CDS encoding electron transfer flavoprotein subunit alpha/FixB family protein: MKACVIAETPGAARALCAGARTMADDVVLVAPGVEAVTGVADKAVHIDVPADRSLDDAYASVNAVVDAEDPTVVLVEPTRRMKVIAGRLAAHRGTAVITDVIEFDGDLATTMYFGGVGQRKSKATGPVAIYTVGAGVFDSAAATGTDIVEEAPFDVPAHSLRVVETKDLPKSDVDLVAADVVVAGGRGFAEEADLQLMRDTAAKLGGECGCSRPLAEGVDWMPREAYIGVSGVMLSPKVYLGIGISGQMQHMVGVNRAGTLFAVNKDKNAPIFKQCDYGLVGDLKDVLPKLAAAL, translated from the coding sequence ATGAAAGCATGCGTTATCGCTGAAACCCCGGGCGCCGCGCGCGCCCTGTGCGCGGGCGCGCGCACGATGGCCGACGACGTGGTGCTCGTCGCACCCGGCGTCGAGGCCGTGACCGGCGTCGCCGACAAGGCCGTTCACATCGACGTGCCGGCTGATCGCTCCCTCGACGACGCGTATGCCAGCGTGAACGCCGTCGTCGACGCTGAGGATCCGACCGTCGTGCTTGTCGAGCCCACCCGTCGTATGAAGGTCATCGCCGGAAGGCTGGCCGCGCATCGGGGCACGGCCGTCATCACCGACGTCATCGAATTCGACGGCGACCTCGCCACCACTATGTACTTCGGCGGCGTGGGCCAGCGCAAGAGCAAGGCGACCGGCCCCGTCGCCATCTACACCGTGGGCGCAGGCGTGTTCGACAGCGCCGCCGCGACGGGCACCGACATCGTGGAAGAGGCGCCCTTCGACGTGCCGGCCCATAGCCTGCGCGTCGTGGAAACGAAGGATCTGCCGAAGAGCGACGTCGATCTCGTGGCCGCCGACGTGGTGGTGGCCGGAGGGCGCGGGTTCGCCGAGGAGGCCGACCTGCAGCTCATGCGCGATACGGCCGCGAAGCTCGGCGGCGAGTGCGGCTGCTCGCGTCCGTTGGCCGAAGGCGTGGACTGGATGCCCCGCGAGGCGTATATCGGCGTGTCGGGCGTCATGCTGTCGCCGAAGGTGTACCTCGGCATCGGGATCTCGGGCCAGATGCAGCACATGGTAGGCGTGAACCGTGCCGGCACGTTGTTCGCCGTGAACAAGGACAAGAACGCCCCCATCTTCAAGCAGTGCGACTACGGCCTGGTGGGCGACCTGAAGGACGTCCTGCCCAAGCTGGCGGCGGCGCTGTAG
- a CDS encoding ferredoxin family protein, whose protein sequence is MSKVEEITVNVDEFLAIDKYEVDEENAHIELVDDPDAEEFLKLVRVCPAALYKIDENGAKSFDYVGCLECGTCRIACEGTIVKKWENPQPTMGVEYRYG, encoded by the coding sequence GTGAGCAAGGTCGAGGAGATCACGGTCAACGTCGACGAGTTCCTGGCTATCGACAAGTACGAGGTTGACGAGGAGAACGCCCACATCGAGCTGGTCGACGACCCCGACGCGGAGGAGTTCCTGAAGCTCGTTCGCGTGTGCCCGGCGGCCCTGTACAAGATCGACGAGAACGGCGCCAAGTCCTTCGACTACGTCGGCTGCCTCGAGTGCGGCACCTGCCGCATCGCCTGCGAGGGCACCATCGTCAAGAAGTGGGAGAACCCCCAGCCCACCATGGGCGTGGAGTATAGGTACGGGTAG
- a CDS encoding sensor domain-containing diguanylate cyclase, whose translation MDNFVKILDALTEYVYISDMETHEILYVNKPAARLLGSTWRDRPCYEVIQGLDEPCPFCTNHLLKSDAFYTWEHYNEKFDRFYSLRDEIIQWNGRPARFEIAFDQTEQVRGLKAQLGLETLLVRCIMELQDIDGFSGDIVSVLRMIGEFLGADRVYLFQVTPDGKAFNNTHEWCAPGVEPQIDQLQNMDIENVRQWMPMFLERETIIVKDLEEIKDTFPNEYAMLSPQGIVTMVDAPLLVEGELIGSIGVDNPAAIHLDHCGSFFESLSYFLSMELERYQARERFRKLSYTDALTGLANRNRYIADVSRLDEEDPCSHFGVAYLDLNGLKAINDEKGHAEGDRALVRAAEVLREAFPRARVYRLGGDEFLIVSLDSLESEFRAQAELAQKMLEDRACSMAMGLFYAIDPCMLEDAVAKADAAMYDDKRSFYDERTRP comes from the coding sequence ATGGATAACTTCGTCAAGATACTCGATGCGCTGACGGAATACGTGTACATCTCCGATATGGAGACGCACGAGATTCTCTACGTCAACAAGCCGGCGGCGCGCCTGTTGGGCAGCACATGGCGTGATCGCCCATGCTACGAGGTGATTCAAGGTTTGGATGAGCCGTGCCCATTCTGCACGAACCACTTGCTGAAAAGCGATGCATTCTACACGTGGGAGCACTACAACGAGAAGTTCGACCGATTCTACTCGCTCAGAGACGAGATCATCCAGTGGAACGGTCGCCCTGCACGTTTCGAGATCGCGTTCGATCAAACCGAGCAGGTACGGGGTCTCAAGGCTCAACTGGGGCTCGAGACGTTGCTCGTGCGCTGCATCATGGAGCTGCAGGATATCGACGGATTCTCGGGCGACATCGTTTCGGTGCTGCGCATGATAGGCGAATTTTTGGGTGCCGATCGGGTCTACCTGTTCCAGGTGACGCCCGACGGCAAAGCCTTCAATAACACTCATGAGTGGTGCGCGCCCGGCGTAGAGCCGCAGATCGACCAGCTGCAAAACATGGATATCGAAAACGTGCGTCAGTGGATGCCCATGTTCTTGGAGCGAGAAACCATCATCGTGAAGGATCTGGAAGAAATCAAGGACACCTTCCCGAACGAATATGCGATGCTTTCGCCCCAGGGCATCGTCACCATGGTGGACGCGCCGCTGCTTGTCGAGGGCGAGCTGATCGGGTCCATCGGCGTTGATAATCCGGCCGCTATCCACCTCGATCACTGTGGATCGTTTTTCGAGAGCCTGTCGTACTTCCTTTCCATGGAGCTGGAGCGCTATCAGGCGCGTGAGCGATTCAGGAAGCTCAGCTACACCGATGCGCTCACCGGCTTGGCGAACCGCAACCGCTACATCGCCGATGTGAGCCGACTCGACGAGGAGGACCCTTGCAGCCATTTCGGCGTTGCCTATCTCGATCTGAACGGGTTGAAGGCGATCAATGACGAGAAGGGCCATGCCGAAGGCGACCGCGCGCTCGTGAGAGCAGCCGAGGTGCTGCGCGAGGCATTCCCCCGTGCGCGCGTGTATCGGCTGGGAGGGGACGAGTTTCTGATCGTGTCGTTGGATTCCCTCGAAAGCGAGTTTCGTGCGCAGGCGGAGCTCGCGCAGAAGATGCTCGAGGATCGCGCCTGCTCGATGGCGATGGGATTGTTTTATGCAATAGATCCGTGCATGTTGGAAGATGCGGTTGCCAAGGCCGATGCCGCGATGTATGACGACAAGCGATCGTTTTACGACGAGCGGACGCGACCTTAA
- a CDS encoding DUF5679 domain-containing protein yields the protein MAIEAYCVKCKAKKEMKDPVESLTKNGKPITKGKCPDCGTTICRIGAAK from the coding sequence ATGGCTATTGAAGCTTATTGCGTGAAGTGCAAGGCCAAGAAAGAGATGAAGGATCCCGTCGAGAGCCTGACCAAGAACGGCAAGCCTATCACGAAGGGCAAGTGCCCCGACTGCGGCACCACCATTTGCCGCATCGGTGCTGCGAAATAA
- a CDS encoding MaoC family dehydratase, with translation MNEQLQAAFDKKFKDTWFFEDVPLNHATPATTGRTITEADILNFAGISGEWAPIHMDIEYCKAHGHDTVLAQHMLIYTFTPSINPSDPMMAKMNNSILATKGTKNWKFLKMPAVGDTVYTTSEIVAKDDNKPERGVIIIQMSMIDQNGDVLQTGEYHLVVAKKIFFEKQFEAAAAKAQQ, from the coding sequence ATGAACGAGCAACTGCAAGCTGCTTTCGACAAGAAGTTCAAGGACACCTGGTTCTTCGAGGACGTGCCCCTGAACCACGCGACCCCGGCCACAACGGGCCGCACCATCACCGAAGCCGACATCCTCAACTTCGCCGGCATCTCCGGCGAGTGGGCGCCCATCCACATGGACATCGAGTACTGCAAGGCCCACGGGCATGACACCGTGCTGGCCCAGCACATGCTGATCTACACGTTCACGCCGTCCATCAATCCGTCCGACCCGATGATGGCCAAGATGAACAACTCCATCCTTGCCACGAAGGGTACGAAGAACTGGAAGTTCCTGAAGATGCCGGCCGTCGGCGATACCGTGTACACCACGTCCGAGATCGTCGCCAAAGACGACAACAAGCCGGAGCGCGGCGTCATCATCATCCAGATGTCGATGATCGACCAGAACGGCGATGTGCTGCAGACCGGCGAGTACCACCTTGTCGTGGCGAAGAAGATCTTCTTCGAGAAGCAGTTCGAAGCTGCTGCCGCCAAGGCGCAGCAGTAA
- a CDS encoding MarR family winged helix-turn-helix transcriptional regulator — protein sequence MRDANDTIRSLLNLVTELDRACTSLLDSQVGLTHDEARALLELDASQEPLRPGELAKRLQLQPSAVSRMLRNLEERGFIERQRVVADARSLTVHLTEKGSQAAMKVSTRLEEYFAGLSRQLELTSLDALKTIFSDAVGYTLDFQDARKGA from the coding sequence ATGCGCGACGCGAACGACACCATCCGCAGCCTTTTGAACCTCGTCACCGAGCTCGACCGAGCATGCACGTCGCTGCTCGATTCGCAGGTGGGACTCACCCACGACGAGGCGCGCGCCCTCCTGGAATTGGACGCTTCGCAAGAGCCGTTGAGGCCCGGCGAGCTTGCGAAGCGTCTGCAATTGCAGCCCAGCGCCGTGTCGCGCATGTTGAGAAACCTCGAAGAACGAGGATTCATCGAACGACAACGAGTGGTTGCCGACGCTCGAAGCCTGACGGTGCATCTTACCGAGAAAGGATCCCAGGCTGCTATGAAGGTATCCACCCGCCTTGAAGAGTACTTCGCGGGCCTTTCGAGACAATTAGAGCTTACCTCGCTAGACGCGCTGAAGACCATCTTCTCCGATGCCGTCGGCTACACCTTGGATTTTCAGGACGCGCGGAAGGGCGCTTAA
- a CDS encoding FAD-dependent oxidoreductase codes for MSETDFDAIVVGSGCAGAVAAYELARAGKSVLVVERGNFAGAKNMTGGRIYSHSLKKVFPDFEREAPLERKITHERMAFMDPASQMAIDFTSPELAEEAKDSYSVLRAPFDQWLASKAEDAGAEYICGIAVEELLKDESGKVVGVRAGEDEITAEVTIVAEGVNSLLCERSLGNPRPKASQMAVGVKQVFELPASQIEDRFLVPEGEGAAMLFVGDCTHGNVGGGFLYTNRDSVSLGLVATISLAADGSNEVPVYQMLEDFKNHPAVAPVIRGAKLVEHSGHMVPEGGYDMVPRYVFDGALVAGESAGLCMNMGYQVRGMDFAVASGQMAGLAAAKALDAGDTSAAGLASYKTAMESSFVIRDLATFRKWPHTMEGWSSMFDDYPVMMKEIFNALFSVDGEPQKPLMKRMMPIVRKRGLFKLAGEVRKAVKSL; via the coding sequence ATGTCTGAAACCGATTTCGACGCGATCGTCGTCGGCTCCGGGTGCGCGGGCGCCGTGGCGGCCTACGAGCTCGCCCGGGCCGGCAAGAGCGTCCTCGTGGTCGAGCGCGGCAACTTCGCCGGCGCGAAGAACATGACCGGCGGGCGCATCTACTCGCACTCGCTCAAGAAGGTCTTCCCCGACTTCGAGCGGGAGGCCCCCCTCGAGCGAAAGATCACCCACGAGCGCATGGCGTTCATGGACCCCGCCTCGCAGATGGCCATCGACTTCACGAGCCCCGAGCTCGCCGAGGAGGCCAAGGACTCCTACAGCGTGCTGCGCGCGCCCTTCGACCAGTGGCTCGCGAGCAAGGCCGAGGACGCCGGCGCCGAGTACATCTGCGGCATCGCGGTCGAGGAGCTCTTGAAGGACGAGAGCGGCAAGGTCGTCGGCGTGCGCGCCGGCGAGGACGAGATCACCGCCGAGGTGACGATCGTCGCCGAGGGCGTGAACAGCCTCTTGTGCGAGCGCAGCCTCGGCAACCCCCGCCCGAAGGCGAGCCAGATGGCCGTCGGCGTCAAGCAGGTGTTCGAGCTGCCGGCTTCGCAGATCGAGGACCGCTTCCTCGTGCCCGAGGGCGAGGGCGCGGCGATGCTCTTCGTGGGCGACTGCACGCACGGCAACGTGGGCGGCGGCTTTTTGTACACGAACAGGGACTCCGTCTCGCTCGGCCTCGTGGCCACCATCTCGCTGGCCGCCGACGGCTCCAACGAGGTCCCGGTCTACCAGATGCTCGAGGACTTCAAGAACCACCCGGCCGTGGCCCCCGTCATCCGCGGCGCGAAGCTCGTGGAGCACTCCGGCCACATGGTGCCCGAGGGCGGCTACGACATGGTGCCGCGCTACGTCTTCGACGGCGCGCTCGTGGCGGGCGAGTCGGCGGGCCTGTGCATGAACATGGGCTACCAGGTGCGCGGCATGGACTTCGCCGTGGCGTCCGGCCAGATGGCGGGGCTCGCGGCCGCGAAGGCGCTCGACGCGGGCGACACGTCGGCTGCGGGCCTGGCCTCCTACAAGACCGCGATGGAGAGCTCCTTCGTCATCCGGGACCTGGCGACGTTCCGCAAGTGGCCGCACACCATGGAGGGCTGGTCGAGCATGTTCGACGACTACCCGGTCATGATGAAGGAGATCTTCAACGCGCTGTTCAGCGTGGACGGCGAGCCGCAGAAGCCGCTCATGAAGCGCATGATGCCCATCGTGAGGAAGCGCGGCCTGTTCAAGCTGGCCGGCGAGGTGAGGAAGGCGGTGAAGTCGCTGTGA
- a CDS encoding electron transfer flavoprotein (required for anaerobic carnitine reduction, may act to transfer electrons to crotonobetaine reductase): protein MNIVVPIKVLADDQDIVVAADRSLDDSKAHRIVSTYDLNAVEAAVQLAAAHEGSKVVAVSVADAKADDSKLKKGILARGVDELVMIADDACADLDAHATAALLARMIDELDAADLIVCGDGSADNYAQQVDVQLADALDLPVATAVCAISIEGAIATCDRMLETQMQTIQIDLPAVISVVPDAALPRIPGMKDILAAGKKPSSVNAASEAVPSVIEVASTLAPQQAERKLEMLDASVDGDIDKFAAALKAAL, encoded by the coding sequence ATGAACATCGTTGTTCCTATCAAGGTGCTGGCCGACGATCAGGACATCGTCGTAGCGGCCGACCGGAGCCTCGACGACTCGAAGGCCCACCGCATCGTATCCACGTACGACCTGAACGCCGTCGAAGCGGCCGTGCAGCTTGCAGCCGCCCACGAAGGGTCGAAGGTCGTCGCCGTGTCGGTGGCCGATGCGAAAGCCGATGACTCCAAGCTGAAGAAGGGCATCCTCGCCCGCGGTGTGGACGAGCTGGTCATGATCGCCGACGACGCATGCGCCGACCTCGACGCCCATGCGACCGCCGCCTTGCTCGCTCGGATGATCGACGAGCTGGACGCGGCCGATCTCATCGTGTGCGGCGACGGCTCGGCCGACAACTACGCGCAGCAGGTTGACGTGCAGCTGGCCGACGCGCTCGATCTGCCCGTGGCCACCGCCGTGTGCGCCATCTCGATCGAAGGAGCCATCGCTACCTGCGACCGCATGCTGGAAACGCAAATGCAAACCATTCAGATCGACCTCCCTGCCGTGATCAGCGTGGTTCCCGACGCGGCGCTGCCGCGCATCCCCGGCATGAAGGACATCCTGGCCGCCGGTAAAAAGCCTTCCTCCGTCAACGCTGCCTCCGAGGCGGTTCCCAGCGTCATCGAAGTGGCGTCCACGCTCGCTCCCCAACAGGCCGAGCGCAAGCTCGAGATGCTCGACGCCTCGGTCGATGGCGATATCGATAAGTTTGCCGCCGCGCTCAAAGCGGCTCTGTAG